A window of Xylophilus sp. GW821-FHT01B05 contains these coding sequences:
- a CDS encoding zinc-binding dehydrogenase produces MTTTAKDTMQSYWMQMSPTATLLELRDTPVPQPGPQQLLLRMHAAALNRGEFVSGHGLHGPAGSWKAIGGEGAGEVVAVGAEVTRFKPGDRVMGRCAGAFAEYALMDLAEAMAVPATLSWEQAASVALTFLVSYDMLVLQGRIQAGEWVLINGVSSGVGVASLQLAKVLGAKVIGTSGSAGKLAQLAPLGLDVALQTRAADFAGAVLQATGQHGADLVINTVGGTVFAEDIRALAFEGRLATVGYVDGVVHAELDLAALHAKRLTLFGVSNKQRSKAQRAAAVPGFVADVLPHIAAGRITPQIDRVFGFAQLREAKAHMEAGGHVGKIVITLG; encoded by the coding sequence ATGACCACAACAGCAAAAGACACCATGCAGTCCTACTGGATGCAGATGAGCCCCACGGCCACGCTGCTGGAGCTGCGCGACACGCCCGTGCCCCAGCCCGGGCCGCAGCAACTGCTGCTGCGCATGCATGCCGCCGCCCTCAACCGTGGCGAGTTCGTGTCGGGCCACGGCCTGCACGGCCCGGCAGGCAGCTGGAAGGCGATCGGCGGCGAAGGCGCGGGCGAGGTTGTGGCAGTGGGCGCTGAAGTCACCCGCTTCAAGCCCGGCGACCGCGTGATGGGCCGTTGCGCCGGTGCGTTTGCCGAGTACGCGCTGATGGACCTGGCCGAGGCCATGGCCGTGCCCGCCACGCTGTCCTGGGAGCAGGCCGCCAGCGTCGCACTGACCTTCCTCGTGTCCTACGACATGCTGGTGCTGCAGGGCCGCATCCAGGCCGGCGAATGGGTACTGATCAATGGCGTGTCCTCCGGCGTGGGCGTGGCCTCGCTGCAGCTGGCCAAGGTGCTGGGCGCGAAGGTCATAGGCACCTCGGGCTCGGCCGGCAAGCTGGCCCAGCTCGCGCCCCTGGGCCTGGACGTGGCCCTGCAGACCCGCGCGGCCGACTTTGCCGGCGCAGTGCTGCAGGCCACCGGCCAGCATGGCGCCGACCTGGTCATCAATACGGTGGGCGGCACCGTCTTTGCCGAAGACATCCGCGCGCTGGCCTTCGAAGGCCGGCTTGCCACCGTGGGCTATGTGGATGGCGTGGTGCACGCCGAGCTGGACCTGGCCGCGCTGCACGCCAAGCGGCTCACGCTCTTTGGCGTATCCAACAAACAGCGCAGCAAGGCGCAGCGCGCGGCCGCCGTCCCCGGCTTTGTCGCCGACGTGCTGCCGCACATCGCCGCAGGCCGCATCACGCCGCAGATAGACCGCGTGTTCGGCTTCGCCCAGCTGCGGGAGGCCAAGGCGCATATGGAGGCCGGTGGCCATGTCGGAAAGATCGTAATCACGCTGGGCTAA
- a CDS encoding tripartite tricarboxylate transporter substrate binding protein: MKTKKLILALGLCALGGGAGAQPADYPSKPIRLLVGFAPGGAADYVARAMSDALGKALGQPVLIDNRPGNGSSIAAEMVAKAPPDGYTLLIASPSSISVNPALNPKLSYTARDLAAVTKMTTSPLVLAVNPATGINSVTDLIAMAKKDPGKLNYSTSGNGSAPHLGAALFSQVTGVEMTHIPYRGGSLAIQSVMAGDTQLTFGTSPSVLPMATGGRLRALAVSTRERSPLVPGLPGMREAGLPEYNIEFWYGMFVPAATPPAIVRKIYDATITAMQQPSVKASLARDGTEVSISSSPEDFNRFLAEDGKFWVKLVKSANVKVD; this comes from the coding sequence ATGAAGACGAAGAAACTCATCCTGGCGCTCGGCCTGTGTGCGCTGGGCGGCGGAGCAGGGGCGCAGCCTGCGGACTACCCTAGCAAGCCGATACGGCTGCTGGTGGGCTTTGCGCCTGGCGGGGCGGCCGACTATGTGGCGCGGGCCATGAGCGATGCGCTCGGCAAGGCGCTTGGCCAGCCGGTGCTGATCGACAACCGGCCGGGCAACGGCTCCAGCATCGCAGCCGAGATGGTGGCCAAGGCGCCGCCTGACGGCTACACCCTGCTGATCGCCAGCCCCAGCAGCATCTCGGTCAACCCGGCGCTCAACCCCAAGCTGTCGTACACGGCACGTGATCTCGCGGCCGTCACCAAGATGACGACCTCGCCGCTGGTGCTGGCAGTCAACCCCGCCACCGGCATCAACTCGGTCACCGACCTGATCGCCATGGCCAAGAAGGACCCGGGCAAGCTCAACTACTCGACCTCGGGCAACGGCTCGGCGCCGCACCTGGGCGCCGCGCTGTTCAGCCAGGTCACGGGCGTGGAGATGACGCACATCCCCTACCGCGGCGGCAGCCTGGCGATCCAGTCGGTGATGGCGGGCGACACACAGCTGACCTTCGGCACCTCGCCCTCGGTGCTGCCCATGGCCACCGGCGGGCGGCTGCGCGCGCTTGCGGTCAGCACGCGCGAACGCTCGCCGCTGGTGCCGGGCCTGCCCGGCATGCGCGAAGCCGGCCTGCCGGAATACAACATCGAGTTCTGGTACGGCATGTTCGTGCCGGCCGCCACGCCGCCGGCCATCGTGCGCAAGATCTACGACGCCACCATCACGGCCATGCAGCAGCCCTCGGTCAAGGCATCGCTGGCACGCGACGGCACCGAGGTATCTATCTCGTCCTCGCCCGAGGACTTCAACCGCTTCCTGGCGGAGGACGGCAAGTTCTGGGTCAAGCTGGTTAAAAGCGCAAACGTGAAGGTGGACTAG
- a CDS encoding FCD domain-containing protein, with the protein MPTPTPRPRGAGLSQAIVTELKQLIYTGEFKPGERLNEAALALRMGTSRGPIREAIKVLAGLGIVTAVANRGVFVRQLSLRDMLEIYDLRALVFGYAAERACEHFTEERKKQCEDLLDAMDAACEAEDGTLYYELNLQFHSLILIISNNRRAHQAYDDYVKELHLVRRKYFNAPGNMRRSNVEHRAIFDALVAANRARARAAAERHVHAGRERLLSNLEEPLPLPGS; encoded by the coding sequence ATGCCGACTCCCACTCCTCGCCCCCGCGGCGCCGGCCTGTCACAGGCCATCGTCACCGAGCTCAAGCAACTCATCTACACGGGCGAGTTCAAGCCCGGCGAGCGGCTCAATGAGGCGGCGCTGGCCCTGCGCATGGGCACCAGCCGCGGCCCGATCCGCGAGGCGATCAAGGTGCTGGCGGGCCTGGGCATCGTCACCGCCGTGGCCAACCGCGGCGTCTTCGTGCGCCAGCTCTCGCTGCGCGACATGCTGGAGATCTACGACCTGCGCGCACTCGTGTTTGGCTACGCAGCCGAACGCGCCTGCGAGCATTTCACCGAAGAGCGCAAGAAGCAGTGCGAAGACCTGCTGGACGCGATGGACGCCGCCTGCGAGGCCGAAGACGGCACGCTCTACTACGAGCTGAACCTGCAGTTCCACTCGCTGATCCTCATCATCTCGAACAACCGGCGCGCCCACCAGGCCTACGACGACTACGTGAAGGAGCTGCACCTGGTGCGGCGCAAGTACTTCAACGCCCCGGGCAATATGCGCCGCTCCAACGTAGAGCACCGCGCCATCTTCGACGCACTCGTGGCCGCCAACCGGGCGCGGGCCCGCGCCGCTGCCGAGCGCCACGTGCATGCCGGCCGGGAGCGGCTGCTGTCCAACCTGGAAGAGCCGTTGCCGCTGCCGGGCAGTTGA